ATCCCCGAAATTTATCGTTACAATGGAGAAAAAATGGAAAGAATTTCAGATATCATCGAGTCAATTGCAAATGAAAAAAATTTAGAGATAGAAGATGTAAAAGAGCGCGTTATAAGAGCCTTGATAAATACTGCAAAAAGAGTTTATGGCGAAAATTATGAGTATGACGTGAGCATCGATGCAAATAAAAATTTAAAGCTTTATCAAAAAATTTCAATCGTAGCAAACGACGATGAGAGGCTTGAAGAGGATAATGAGCACTTTTTAAGCTTAAAAGAGGCTAAAAAGATAGACAGTGGCGTAGAGATCGGAGATGAGCTCACTTACGAGCTAAGCCTTGATAACCTTGGCAGAACCGCAGCTCAAACGCTTCACAAGGAGCTTGAGTATCACATCCAGCGCCTAGTTGAAGAGAAAATTTTACAAAAATATAATGAGATGAGCGGCCACATGGTTTTTGGCCCAGTTGTTAGAGTTGACAATGACGAAAATACATTTATTGAAATTGACGAGCTTCGCGCTGTTTTACCACGTAAAAACCGTATAAAAGGCGAAAAATTTAAAGTGGGAGACGTCGTAAAAGCTGTTATTCGAAAAGTCTTTACAGATAAAAATTTAGGCATAAAAGTAGAACTCTCAAGAACTTCACCAAAATTTCTTGAAGCACTGCTGACTTCTGAAGTGCCTGAGATAAAAGATGGTGGCATCATCATTCAAGGAAGTGCGAGAATTCCTGGTGAAAGAGCTAAAGTAGCGCTCATCTCAACCACTCCAAACATCGATCCAGTCGGCGCAACCGTCGGCACAAAGGGTGTTAGGATAAATGCTGTAAGTAAAGAGCTTCACGGTGAGAGCATCGATGCGATCGAATACACCACAGAGCCAGCGATCTTGGTGGCTCGCGCTATGGCGCCTGCGATCATTACATCTGTAAAGATCGAAAAAAATAAGGCAATTGTAACATTAGCGAGCGAACAAAAGAGCAAGGCGATCGGCAAAAACGGCATAAATATCCGCCTAGCAAGCATGCTAACTGGCTATGAGATTGAGCTAAATGAGCTTGGCTCAAAAACTAGTAGTAATGCAGAAAATAATGAGCCAATCAAAGACTTAAAAGCACTTTTTGGTGATAACTAGTGAAATTTCAAATAAGAAAAGCGGCTAGAGCTGATATAGATGTAATTTGCGAGCTTGTAAGAGAGCTTGCTAGCTATGAGAATTTGAGCGATCAAGTCACTTTTACAAATGAAATTTTTGCAGACTCTATATTTGATAAAAACTACGCAAAAGCCCTTCTCTGCGAGAGTGAGGGCAGAGTGATAGGATATGCTATCTATTTTTACACATTTTCTACATTTTTGGGGCTTGGTGGGATCTATCTTGAGGACATTTACGTCAAAAAAGAGTTTAGAAATCAAGGTATCGGCAAGGCATTTTTTAAATTTTTAGCTCAAATTTGCAAGGATGAAAATTTAAAAAGGCTTGAGTGGTGCTGCCTAAACTGGAATGAGCCAAGTATTAAATTTTATGAAAGCATGGGTGCTAAAAATCAATCTCTTGAATGGAGAAA
The DNA window shown above is from Campylobacter concisus and carries:
- the nusA gene encoding transcription elongation factor NusA (modifies transcription through interactions with RNA polymerase affecting elongation, readthrough, termination, and antitermination) translates to MERISDIIESIANEKNLEIEDVKERVIRALINTAKRVYGENYEYDVSIDANKNLKLYQKISIVANDDERLEEDNEHFLSLKEAKKIDSGVEIGDELTYELSLDNLGRTAAQTLHKELEYHIQRLVEEKILQKYNEMSGHMVFGPVVRVDNDENTFIEIDELRAVLPRKNRIKGEKFKVGDVVKAVIRKVFTDKNLGIKVELSRTSPKFLEALLTSEVPEIKDGGIIIQGSARIPGERAKVALISTTPNIDPVGATVGTKGVRINAVSKELHGESIDAIEYTTEPAILVARAMAPAIITSVKIEKNKAIVTLASEQKSKAIGKNGINIRLASMLTGYEIELNELGSKTSSNAENNEPIKDLKALFGDN
- a CDS encoding diadenosine tetraphosphatase, which encodes MKFQIRKAARADIDVICELVRELASYENLSDQVTFTNEIFADSIFDKNYAKALLCESEGRVIGYAIYFYTFSTFLGLGGIYLEDIYVKKEFRNQGIGKAFFKFLAQICKDENLKRLEWCCLNWNEPSIKFYESMGAKNQSLEWRNYRLDGENLEKLLNV